The following proteins are encoded in a genomic region of Plasmodium coatneyi strain Hackeri chromosome 6, complete sequence:
- a CDS encoding RNA helicase: MECLSKINLIQKVNAELYKSLGVEDDNLAEYLIYLCKKAKSLEEFCKDVFENGGEIEQSVLKYLYDIIKLPGGESAGKASGGKGTSKDATEEEEEDGVDKERKMEMKMIEKKNEKMKRFHCLTIKNDEQMTRLSDGSGAEGGSDTATGGGSRPRKRSHHGDEKHSHDGKHIHGKDRHGDRHKDSDRHEHRSHHRDSDRHRDRSHHRHRSHSRDGDRKRRRHEGGADTRSLRVNNIFTGKVSKIMDFGMFVSFRTEPEGYKEGLVHCTDILPNRKRVVNMSEKFQKGMKVKVKVKAIFGEKINLNMSEVDQKTGKNLVSDDENDGDAASTHRGGKGDGKNAISLFDDLHEDYKELKKHNSDVFKEDPKDTMKYESVIKMQSDYSKWEIQQLIKGGIIYDEQIKKEYKSLRHDEKIEDEEEIIEIEVNEREPAFLKGQTTKAGAKLSPIQVIVNAEGSLARAITTTSALAKERKEQKQNEQNAIYDSIPKDISRPWEDPKPELGERTIAEALKNIGKNYDLPEWRKNYLHNNISIGVKNPMPVNEQREKLPIYHLKKDLMKAIAKNNVLIVIGETGSGKTTQIPQYLHEANYTDKGIVGCTQPRRVAAMSIAKRVSEEFGCILGQEVGYSIRFDDCTSNDTIIKYLTDGMLLRETLSDTMLSKYSFIILDEAHERTISTDILFCLLKDVVKRRPDFKLIVTSATLDAEKFSTYFFNSPIFTIPGKIFPVEILHSKEPESDYVEACLITVLNIHLNEHPGDILVFLTGQDEINTACEILHERMKKLESMSPPPLIILPIYSSLPSEMQSVIFDPAPQGCRKCVLATNIAEASLTIDGIFFVIDPGFCKIRKYDSKRDMDSLVVAPISKANAKQRAGRAGRTGPGKCYRLYTEDAYKNEMAETSIPEIQRINLGSTVLLLKALGVNDFLHFDFMDSPSVDTLIHSLENLYYLGALDDNGYLTKLGKKMSNFPMEPNLSKILLTSINFNCADDVVTIVSMLSVQNIFYRPQNKALLADKKKNKFLMPQGDLITYLNIYNRWRENNYSNYWCHENFIHSRALKRSQDVRKQILSIFERYNYEVEKNRSRNDAAKYVSICKSICSGYFSHVCKRDAQQGYTTLLTNQQVFIHPSSTLFNKNPLFVVYHELVLTNKEYIRDCTIIQPQWLIQLAPNLFIPADEKKISKIKLREKIEPLHNYYEEPNAWRLSRRKG, translated from the exons ATGGAGTGCCTGAGCAAAATTAACCTCATACAGAAGGTGAACGCCGAGCTTTACAAAAGTCTTGGGGTGGAAGATGACAACTTAGCAGAATATCTAATCTACCTGTGTAAGAAGGCCAAATCGTTGGAAGAGTTTTGTAAAGACGTGTTTGAAAATGGAGGGGAAATTGAGCAATCTGTGCTTAAGTACCTCTACGATATTATTAAGCTCCCAGGTGGGGAATCGGCGGGTAAGGCATCCGGGGGAAAGGGAACCAGTAAAGATGCTaccgaggaggaagaagaggatggAGTGGACAAGGAGAGAAAGATGGAGATGAAAATgattgaaaagaaaaacgagaAGATGAAAAGGTTCCACTGTTTGACCATTAAGAATGATGAACAGATGACCAGGCTGTCTGACGGAAGCGGTGCGGAGGGGGGTAGTGACACAGCCACAGGTGGGGGGTCTCGACCTCGGAAAAGGAGCCACCACGGGGATGAGAAGCACAGCCATGATGGAAAGCATATCCATGGTAAGGACCGGCATGGGGACCGCCATAAGGATAGTGACCGCCATGAACATAGGTCCCACCATAGAGATAGTGACCGCCATAGGGATAGGTCCCACCATCGACATAGAAGCCACAGCCGGGATGGAGACCGCAAAAGAAGGCGGCACGAAGGGGGGGCGGATACACGCTCCCTACGGGTGAACAACATTTTCACTGGAAAGGTGAGTAAAATTATGGACTTTGGCATGTTCGTCTCGTTCAGAACCGAACCGGAGGGGTACAAAGAAGGACTGGTACACTGCACGGATATACTACCAAACAGAAAACGAGTAGTAAATATGagtgaaaaatttcaaaagggAATGAAAGTGAAGGTAAAGGTGAAGGCAATTTtcggagaaaaaataaacttaaATATGTCAGAGGTGGATCagaaaacgggaaaaaatcTCGTCAGTGATGATGAAAACGACGGTGACGCAGCAAGTACACACAGAGGTGGAAAAggtgatggaaaaaatgcgaTATCCCTTTTTGACGACCTGCATGAAGACTACAAAGAGTTGAAAAAGCACAACTCAGACGTATTCAAAGAGGATCCAAAGGATACAATGAAATATGAGAGCGTcataaaaatgcaaagtgATTACTCCAAGTGGGAAATACAACAACTGATAAAAGGTGGCATAATCTACGatgagcaaataaaaaaggaatataaaagTTTACGGCATGATGAGAAAATtgaagacgaagaagaaataatagaaaTTGAGGTGAATGAAAGGGAGCCAGCTTTTCTAAAAGGACAAACGACTAAAGCGGGGGCGAAGTTGTCACCCATACAGGTTATTGTTAACGCAGAAGGGTCTCTAGCCAGGGCCATAACTACCACCTCTGCTTTggcaaaagaaagaaaagaacagaaacaaaatgaacagaacGCCATTTATGATAGCATCCCCAAGGATATTAGTAGACCATGGGAAGATCCTAAACCTGAGTTGGGGGAAAGAACCATAGCAGAggcattaaaaaatattggaaaaaattatgacctCCCagaatggagaaaaaattacctaCACAATAATATTTCCATTGGGGTTAAAAATCCTATGCCTGTAAATGAGCAGAGGGAAAAACTACCAATTTaccatttgaaaaaggacCTAATGAAAGCCATTGCTAAGAATAATGTTCTTATAGTTATTGGAGAAACGGGAAGTGGAAAGACAACACAAATTCCGCAATACTTACATGAAGCCAACTATACCGATAAGGGCATCGTTGGATGTACCCAGCCAAGAAGAGTGGCTGCAATGTCTATTGCCAAACGAGTGAGCGAAGAGTTTGGGTGCATTCTGGGTCAGGAGGTTGGTTACTCCATCCGTTTTGACGACTGCACTTCCAATGACACAATTATAAAATACCTCACCGATGGTATGCTCCTCCGGGAGACCCTCAGCGATACCATGCTGTCCAAATACTCCTTCATCATA cTTGATGAAGCCCATGAGCGGACCATCTCAACGGATATCCTCTTCTGCCTTTTGAAG GACGTCGTGAAGAGGCGACCCGACTTCAAGCTGATCGTGACGTCGGCCACGCTGGACGCAGAGAAATTTTCCACCTACTTTTTCAACTCACCCATTTTCACCATCCCGGGGAAGATCTTTCCAGTAGAG ATTCTGCACTCGAAGGAACCCGAAAGCGACTACGTGGAGGCCTGCCTCATCACCGTCCTGAACATCCACCTGAACGAGCACCCAGGAGACATCCTCGTTTTTTTAACAGGCCAAGACGAAATTAATACTGCGTGCGAAATTTTGCATGAAAGGATGAAGAAGCTGGAAAGTATGTCCCCCCCGCCGTTGATCATTCTGCCGATTTATTCATCCCTCCCCTCGGAGATGCAAAGTGTTATATTCGACCCGGCTCCACAGGGGTGCAGAAAGTGCGTCTTGGCTACCAACATAGCAGAAGCTAGTTTAACAATAGATGGAATATTCTTCGTCATCGACCCTGGGTTTTGTAAAATTAGGAAATATGACTCGAAGAGGGATATGGATTCCTTAGTGGTTGCTCCAATTTCGAAAGCGAATGCGAAGCAGAGAGCAGGTCGAGCAGGCAGAACAGGTCCTGGGAAATGTTACCGTCTCTACACGGAGGATGCGtataaaaacgaaatggCAGAAACGAGTATCCCAGAAATACAGAGAATAAATTTAGGCAGCACAGTACTATTATTGAAGGCACTTGGGGTGAAtgattttcttcactttgaCTTTATGGACTCCCCTTCAGTAGACACACTTATCCATTCGTTGGAAAATCTATACTACCTAGGAGCGTTAGATGATAACGGGTATTTAACAAAgctggggaagaaaatgtccaACTTTCCTATGGAGCCAAATTTGTCTAAAATTTTACTAACGTCAATAAACTTTAATTGTGCAGATGATGTAGTTACCATAGTTAGTATGCTGAGTGttcagaatattttttataggCCACAAAATAAGGCCCTTTtagcagataaaaaaaaaaataaatttctcaTGCCACAGGGAGATTTAATCACCTaccttaatatatataacagaTGGAGAGAAAACAACTACTCTAATTATTGGTGTCATGAAAACTTCATACATTCGAGGGCATTGAAAAGGTCACAAGATGTACGGAAGCaaattctttccatttttgagAGGTACAATTATGAGGTGGAAAAGAATCGAAGCAGAAATGACGCCGCCAAGTATGTAAGTATTTGCAAAAGCATCTGCTCAGGGTACTTTAGCCATGTCTGTAAAAGGGACGCTCAGCAAGGGTATACTACCCTCTTAACAAACCAACAGGTTTTTATCCACCCGTCTTCCACTCTGTTTAATAAGAACCCGCTCTTCGTAGTATACCATGAGTTGGTTCTCACGAACAAGGAATACATTCGAGACTGTACCATTATCCAACCCCAGTGGCTGATTCAGCTGGCACCTAATTTGTTCATCCCTGccgatgagaaaaaaatctcCAAAATTAAACTACGCGAGAAGATCGAGCCTCTGCATAATTATTATGAGGAGCCCAATGCGTGGCGACTTTCCAGGCGCAAGGGCTAG